Proteins encoded by one window of Sciurus carolinensis chromosome 12, mSciCar1.2, whole genome shotgun sequence:
- the Fam89a gene encoding protein FAM89A, with protein sequence MSGAGAADAARGLRVDGLPPLPKSLRGLLRSAAGGAAGGWRHLERLYAQKSRIQDELSRGGAGGRGARAAGPRAKPPNLDAALALLRKEMVGLRQLDMSLLCQLYSLYESIQECKGACQVASSPGCTHVRENGFFHEEEEGFQDQSPPCEGPPGNLPLSVPRLSSSNWILESI encoded by the exons ATGAGCGGGGCCGGTGCTGCGGACGCGGCGCGGGGGCTGCGGGTGGACGGGCTGCCGCCGCTGCCCAAGAGCCTGCGCGGGCTGCTGCGCTCGGCGGCGGGCGGCGCGGCGGGCGGCTGGCGGCACCTGGAGCGGCTGTACGCGCAGAAGTCGCGCATCCAGGACGAGCTGAGCCGCGGGGGCGCGggcgggcgcggggcgcgggcggCGGGGCCGCGCGCCAAGCCCCCCAACCTGGACGCCGCCCTGGCGCTGCTACGCAAGGAGATG GTCGGCCTCCGCCAGCTGGACATGTCTCTGCTCTGCCAGCTGTACAGCCTCTACGAGTCCATCCAGGAGTGTAAGGGAGCGTGCCAGGTGGCCTCCAGCCCTGGCTGCACGCATGTGCGGGAGAACGGCTTCttccatgaggaagaggaggGTTTCCAGGATCAGAGCCCCCCCTGCGAAGGCCCTCCTGGGAACCTGCCCCTGTCTGTCCCCCGCCTCTCCAGCAGCAACTGGATTCTGGAGTCCATCTAG